Part of the Pelobates fuscus isolate aPelFus1 chromosome 12, aPelFus1.pri, whole genome shotgun sequence genome, CTATGTTTGTTCTATGAGAAGGTGTGTCTCTGATATATTTTGGACTTCAGGGAAAATCTACGGGCAAAGTGGTCACTAGAACCACCATTGCTAGGTTGCTTATGGAGACCATCAGGTGATCATATATACATAGTGGTCTTCAATCTCCTACATCTATTAAAGCTATGGTCACTTTATGGGCAGGAGGTGCCATCACCTCTCCAGATCTACTTTTCacacatttatatagcaccataggATAGACCTCTTCTCTTCCTCGCAGgtgcttttgggcgtaaggtgcgcCAAGCCGTTGTATCCTGATTTTCCAcccatatatttttgttttgggatcttgctatatccaatctgtgtactgccaccatatgctaGGAAAAACAGAATTTCTACTTACTGTAATTGTTTCCCCtcaatatggtggcagtacaatatcccccctgcttttttttttcctttttttttttatatatatatatatataatatatatatatatatatatatatatattctaatttaCATTATATGGAGTCCATATTTATCTTTATATTAACTGGTTAGTAGTGTACCGTGGGAAATAAGGGGGAGAGTGGGAGGAGCAAAgttaaatcattttaatattttacatgCTTGTCCCCAACATATGGAAGTACAACCCATTTgtatactgccaccatattaagaaaaaataatttacagTGAGTAAAAAAAGCAATGTTTAATACAGCAGAATTGTCCATTTTCAGTTTTTGATGGAGTGAATTTGCCTTATCTTATTACAGAATTTCAATTAAAAGGTAAACGTTAGACAAGGCATGTAGTAACATGGCACACTGACCCAGCTACCTTGCCATGCATTGTTTATATAGTAACGCTTTGCCCAAGGATCCTACAATCATAGAGCCCCTGTATTGATCATGAAGCCTGCAATCACAGAACTTAAATAAAGGAAGACGGTGGCACCCCTGGCCACCACCATGCTGTGGATTCATCTCATGCATATTCATCCACTGCACGGATATTAGGCCTtccccacagaaaagcattgCCTTGGGTTTTCTCTAAAACCAGGGGGAACAGGGACTGTGCATTCTGACCCCTTCAATGAGACAAAGTGGTTTGGATGCTTATAGTGTCCGTGTAATGGTTCGGATAAGATCATGTCTTGACTTTGCATTgctccatttttttatttatgtttatgctTTTCTGTGGTTAACTTGGCTTTTACCCCTCTTTTCCTCCAGGCGACACCTTACTTGCCATACGGGCCCCATCGGGGACATGCCTGGAGGTCCCAATTCCTGAGGTTTGTGCTTCCcacttttacattttctttttgatttattttttttagtattggTGTCTCAGAGCATATATTATCTGTTTCAGGGTGTGAATGGGCAGAAGAAATTTCAGATACATCTGAAAAGTTCCACTGGACCAATTGAGGTGCTTCTTGTTAATAAAGATACTTCCAGCTCTCCACCTGTAGTTGTCCCTGTTCCACCCCCAGAAGATTTAATCCAGCCACCTTCTGCAGTAAGACCAGCGCTGACACAGCAGCATGATGTATCTACTGAGGCCATCACAGGTGTGTTCGCTCACAGTATGTTTAGCTGtcctgctaaactacaactcccttcattctctggtcattttttttttatttaagaacgTCTGGGTGTTAGTTTGAGAGCTCTGGTTTAGAAGATCTGTTTGTGTCTTTATACCAGAATCCAGAGACTGCCCTGCAAACCAAAACAGCCTGGACAATGCTCCACCAAGTCGTCTTGTAAATGTCGATACCTGCCCTCTGCAGTCCTCTGCCTCACTGGATAACAGTGCTGACCTGCCAAATTCTTCTACCTCATTCCAGCCAATAAAATCTGACCCGGCAGATGGTGAGCAGTAATACTGTGCTAGCTACTTCTGGTTACTTGAAGCAATGTTGAGGAttaatgtaatgttttttttttttttttttttttagtattggaATTTCCCACAGAACTGTCTGAATTCTTTGATCCGTCTAAAGGTATGTTTCACCCAGTGCTGTTCCTGTGGCTAGTCCTATTGTTTGACAGCTAAGCATTGGGGTTATTAAGTTAATTGCACAGGACACAGTGTGTCTATGGTAATATTCTCACTTTTCAATTCTATACACTGGCTCGTTCAATGAATTAACGCCTCTGTTATTGAGTTATCCATCTAAAAAGCAAGAAATAATAGCATATATGATGCTTACAGCTGGGTTTTAAATGTTGCCAAGCGGGATGGTATATGTGGTGTCCCCCATCACCCCTTTTTATAAGTGGTAGAAGTTTGGTGATCTGTGatctgtgagggggggggggggggggtgtttgtgtcagtgttctAACATCCTACTTTCTTGTACTATTGGAATTTAATATCTGTCCTTCCTGGCCTGTATAGGCAATAGCTGCACTAATTGCTGtctttcttcatagaatgcataACATCTGACCTGTTGGAAGAGCTTATGTCTTCAGAAGGTGAGTTTATTTTTCCTCCTCTGTTGGTTTCTTTCTATTACCCTGCTCctcttttaaccatttctctccctTTACTTAGTGTTTGCTCCTCTACTCAGACTGTCCCCTCCACCTGGGGATCATGATTACGTATACAACTTGGATGACAGTGAAGGAGTTTGTGACCTCTTTGACGTCCCAATCAACCTCTGATCTTCGAACTTGGCcttgtgcctttttgtgaatatGGACATTTTGGGTTATTGATGAAGAAATGTGTCTATTTTTGGATTCCTGTTTATCAGAACTAAGAGCAGAGATGCACCTTGATCTATGGAGCCGGAGTTCCTTTGGGTTGTGAGACATTAGGGACTCTGTACAAGCAAAGGCGGGAGAGAGCTGCCATTCCTCTCACTCTGTCTACCCTGAGGTGCGCCAATCCAGTGGTGGATTAAAAGGAGGGAGGTGACATCACTGCCAAGTACCTCCCACTCAGTGCAAGTAGAGTGGATGTTGTTATTAGGAATATGTtaatatgaaattatttttatACTTATCTTCTTGCTGCGTATgttcctttttaactttttatggaCATAATAAATTCATCTTTTGCCAGTAGCACTTTAGGGAAGTAAACGCTGTGCCCCGGTGCTGCTGTGTGCGTCTTTCATTTTTGTCTTATAACTGCCATTATTTTGCCTCGTCACTGGGCCCTAGAGGTGAAGGGTGGTCCTGAGTGACAGCTGACAGCCATTCGAGCTCAGTGGGTTTCTCCTAGGAAAGTCTAGCCTGTGTCTGGCCCTTCCTGTGAGTGATGCAGTGTCTCCTAGTGGAAGCTAGAGCCCTGGGAAAGAGTAGAAAATGGCTATAAAGGGATGATGAGGCTGGAGGTGGAATTCTTTCACGGGAAACCACATCCCATCTAGTCTTGAAGGGCTCCACCGTTCTCCATTAGTCACTTCGCTAATAAGACTGGTGCTTTCTGCAGTGGGTGTGTTAAATACCATATTTGAAGCTATAGCCTGCTAGggctttgtgtatttttattattgtagccTCTGCATTTTAgggaagacaaaagtggtggtTGGCACCTTATTTAGGGctgtttttttagtgttttttatttttaagctaACCTGCTACAACTGTAACTTTGTATAcagttgaagtgtgtgtgtatatgtatatatatatatatatatatatatatgaaaaaatgttaaaggaccactatagtgccctcggGGTCCCACTCCTGTGGCacggaaggggttaatcacttaccttttttccagcgccggactccctggTTACAGAAaaaaggttaatcctagatggacctggcacccagaccacttcattaagctgaagtggtctgggtgcctatagtggtcctttaatcatagGTGACACAAGGtgcacatacactatacacaaaaaCCCCACCATAATTCCATCAGCATCAATCAGAGACTCCAAGCTTCATAATAAAAGGAATTTGATATATATTTACACGTTTTCCTGGCATCCCCTATTCCATCAGCCTGCTGATTGattcacacctgagaccatgATTTCACTGCTCCAGACTGCTGTAGAGATGCTTGGCATTGTGCATGTCAATGTGAGTCTTGTATACAGCTGCTCTACCATGGTAACCCTATGTCTTGTGCCGATGGTGCTTCCAGTGGCAGTTAGGAAGGCTGTAGTGAGTGATGCCACAGATGCTCCAGTACCTTCCAGTCTATGAGTAAATGGGCTGATCCtcctagatcagtgatggcgaacctatggcacgcgtgccacaggtggcacgccgggccctctctgtgggcacgcggccataggtttgccatcactgcagagtaggcgcctgcctacccgaaacggcaggcgcctactctgcttccatgtcggcaggaccggaagcagggggggagggatcgaggaagcagctctcctgtcctccctcgagctgtgtggagcgttgccgcgcgttaccatggcaacgctccacacagcatcgcgcgggaggacaggagagctgcaggacctgtcctgtcctgccctgcataacaccaccggaccaccagggatggctgtgttccccccctccccttcaccaaaggtaacaagaagggaaggggggatactgatttaattacctaccccccttacctacaGCACCCCCTACTCCCCTTACCAACAGACCCCTAccatagcacccctacccccagcacccctactcccactactcccagcacccctaccccaagcacccctactcccactacccacagcacccctacccccagcacccctacttccactacccacagcacccataccccccttacccacagcatccctacccccagcacccctactcccactacccacagcacccttacccacagcacccttacccacagcacccttacccacag contains:
- the E2F4 gene encoding transcription factor E2F4 — its product is MRPRPPRGANMADPAQLPVTPSRHEKSLGLLTSKFVSLLQEAEDGVLDLKAAADTLAVRQKRRIYDITNVLEGIGLIEKKSKNSIQWKGVGPGCNTREIADKLIDLKAELADLEQREQELDQQRVWVQQSIRNVTDDVQNTGLAYLTHEDICCCFRGDTLLAIRAPSGTCLEVPIPEGVNGQKKFQIHLKSSTGPIEVLLVNKDTSSSPPVVVPVPPPEDLIQPPSAVRPALTQQHDVSTEAITESRDCPANQNSLDNAPPSRLVNVDTCPLQSSASLDNSADLPNSSTSFQPIKSDPADVLEFPTELSEFFDPSKECITSDLLEELMSSEVFAPLLRLSPPPGDHDYVYNLDDSEGVCDLFDVPINL